A region from the Paenibacillus humicola genome encodes:
- a CDS encoding helix-turn-helix domain-containing protein → MEKAVVFRWRGAARIHNWFFRLLFSYLPLFLIVLALVFTSFLLSFSERNQKELQTVSEYIDNSIKQSLDNHLKAIFLQTSSEMNADNPIMVFFKHDAASDPLIDYKVMTKLQEIKNAFPLIDSLYAVRFSDNTVVGNESIALEDAYPDKAFIEKHRGEPYTIGWSSVRSVKSWNGSVQQVVSLIRRGFPSPSDSGMLVINIKLASLGSFIEQLTGSNYPYVRITDKDGQPIVGTTGSGKNEAVAETVSSYTGWTYSIRWLDRKAPIIYNTVPKLWMMVMVLASLFGIAGIVYATYRNYRPVRAITSLIDEFTRKEAVRITRGFPNEMKYIEHVIHTLIDRSLESRELAEHRFFRDLLDGTKRFGDSWKSAHNRLNKILPDSRFTVIVIGIDHFSQFVEKYSQRDQELLKYVLKSMVQEMLQEHRLANWAEWTNSRQLACIVAQPSDVDARILYAKIVEWVHANLRYTVTIGVGHDVMHADDLGASHAEAIRALQYKAAHGINRVIEAVEISGETVPISRYFTLTRSVAEALRVSRQDTRLKLRGLFEAMRRDRIDQESLKQIVKDLVIQLEQEIGAACDRNANSPTLEEYRLEEAETVDEAEEMADEVAEAVFSHMDSVRETRHHRAQLEQIRSFVVRHFSDLSLSLDLLGRRFEINPKYISRLFKDEFGINFVDFVINLRIEHACGLLVNTDRSVQEIAEMSGYTSPISFRRTFKKVTGLTPGEYRMRKKE, encoded by the coding sequence TTGGAAAAGGCAGTTGTTTTCAGGTGGCGGGGGGCGGCCCGGATCCATAACTGGTTTTTTCGATTGCTTTTCTCTTATCTGCCGCTGTTTCTTATTGTGCTGGCTCTGGTGTTTACTTCTTTTCTACTGTCCTTTTCCGAACGGAACCAAAAAGAATTGCAGACGGTGAGCGAGTATATCGACAACAGCATTAAACAATCGCTCGATAATCATCTGAAAGCCATTTTCCTGCAGACTAGCAGCGAGATGAACGCCGATAACCCGATCATGGTTTTTTTTAAGCACGATGCGGCAAGCGACCCGCTTATCGATTACAAGGTCATGACGAAGCTTCAGGAGATCAAGAATGCGTTTCCGCTGATCGATTCCTTGTATGCCGTCAGATTCTCCGATAATACGGTCGTAGGGAACGAGAGCATTGCTTTGGAAGACGCCTATCCCGACAAAGCATTCATCGAGAAGCATAGAGGGGAGCCCTATACGATCGGCTGGTCCTCGGTGCGAAGCGTGAAATCCTGGAACGGCTCCGTTCAACAAGTCGTCTCCCTGATTCGCAGAGGTTTTCCATCGCCTTCGGACTCAGGCATGCTGGTCATCAATATTAAGCTTGCTTCGCTCGGAAGCTTCATCGAGCAATTGACCGGCTCCAATTACCCGTATGTACGGATCACGGACAAGGACGGTCAACCGATCGTCGGCACGACGGGAAGCGGGAAGAACGAGGCAGTTGCGGAAACGGTCTCTTCGTATACGGGTTGGACCTACAGCATCCGGTGGCTCGACCGGAAAGCGCCGATCATCTACAATACGGTGCCGAAGCTGTGGATGATGGTGATGGTGCTCGCTTCGCTGTTCGGCATTGCCGGGATCGTCTATGCCACATACCGCAATTACAGGCCCGTTCGGGCCATTACATCCTTGATTGACGAGTTCACGCGCAAGGAAGCGGTTCGGATCACGCGCGGCTTTCCAAACGAAATGAAATATATCGAGCATGTGATTCATACGCTGATCGACCGATCGCTCGAAAGCCGGGAGCTGGCCGAGCATCGATTTTTCCGCGACTTGCTGGACGGAACGAAGCGGTTCGGCGACAGCTGGAAGTCCGCTCATAACCGGTTGAACAAGATATTGCCCGACAGCCGGTTTACGGTCATCGTCATCGGAATCGATCATTTTAGCCAATTCGTTGAAAAATATTCCCAACGGGATCAGGAGCTGTTGAAATATGTGCTGAAGTCGATGGTTCAGGAGATGCTGCAGGAGCATCGCCTCGCGAATTGGGCGGAATGGACGAACAGCCGGCAGCTGGCCTGCATCGTCGCGCAGCCATCGGATGTTGACGCCCGAATTTTATACGCGAAAATCGTGGAGTGGGTTCACGCCAATCTCCGGTATACGGTCACGATAGGGGTCGGCCATGACGTTATGCATGCGGACGACCTGGGGGCAAGCCATGCCGAGGCGATCCGCGCCTTGCAGTATAAAGCGGCGCACGGCATAAACCGGGTGATCGAGGCTGTGGAAATTTCGGGCGAGACGGTTCCGATCAGCCGCTACTTTACGCTCACCCGTTCGGTCGCCGAAGCGCTTCGAGTGTCCAGGCAGGACACGAGGCTCAAGCTCCGAGGCCTGTTCGAAGCGATGCGCAGAGACCGGATCGATCAAGAGTCGTTGAAACAGATCGTCAAGGACCTCGTCATCCAGCTGGAGCAGGAGATAGGCGCTGCGTGTGACCGAAATGCAAATTCCCCCACGTTGGAGGAATACAGGCTTGAGGAAGCCGAGACGGTCGATGAAGCCGAAGAGATGGCCGACGAGGTGGCGGAGGCGGTCTTCTCCCATATGGACAGCGTGCGGGAAACCCGTCATCACCGGGCCCAATTGGAACAAATCCGAAGCTTCGTCGTCCGCCATTTTTCCGACCTGTCCTTGTCCCTGGATCTTCTCGGCCGCCGCTTCGAAATAAATCCCAAATATATCAGCAGGCTGTTCAAGGATGAATTCGGGATCAATTTCGTCGATTTCGTCATTAACCTCCGCATCGAGCATGCCTGCGGGCTGTTGGTCAATACCGATCGTTCCGTCCAGGAAATCGCGGAGATGTCGGGCTATACGAGTCCCATCTCATTCCGGCGAACCTTCAAGAAAGTGACCGGCCTGACGCCGGGCGAATACCGTATGCGGAAGAAGGAATAG
- a CDS encoding carbohydrate ABC transporter permease, which produces MEEARPLLKKGYRSGKRNNKLQSLDIILLVILTSFAAAIILPFINVVATSFATQQEYLKTTLLLIPSTVTFENYKAFFADGRIWIGFRTTLLILGLGLPINMFLTTSMAYGLSRPDFPFKRFLVYFVAVTMLFNGGIIPLYLLMKQLHLINTIWSVVLVYGVNSFYLIIMMNYFTTLPISLMESAKLDGAGEWRILFKIILPLSMPIIATIILFYAVDRWNEWFNAMIFIRRGDLVPLQLALRSIVIDSQISAQMNVSNVQTEQFSQGMKMAAVIVTMLPVMFVFPFLQRHFVKGMLIGAIKA; this is translated from the coding sequence ATGGAAGAGGCCAGACCCTTACTGAAAAAAGGTTATCGGAGCGGCAAAAGAAACAACAAGCTGCAATCGTTGGATATTATTCTGCTCGTCATCCTCACATCCTTTGCCGCCGCCATCATATTACCGTTTATCAACGTGGTTGCGACATCTTTTGCAACCCAGCAGGAATACCTGAAAACAACGCTGTTATTAATCCCAAGCACCGTTACGTTTGAAAACTACAAGGCGTTTTTTGCCGACGGACGCATATGGATCGGTTTTCGAACGACGCTGCTGATCCTCGGATTGGGATTGCCGATCAATATGTTCCTGACGACCAGCATGGCATACGGACTCAGTAGGCCCGATTTTCCGTTTAAGCGGTTTCTCGTCTATTTTGTTGCGGTTACGATGCTGTTTAACGGCGGTATTATCCCGCTGTATCTGTTAATGAAGCAGCTGCATTTGATTAATACGATCTGGTCGGTCGTGCTTGTTTATGGCGTGAATTCCTTTTATTTAATCATTATGATGAACTATTTCACGACGCTGCCGATCTCGCTTATGGAGTCGGCCAAGCTTGACGGGGCGGGCGAATGGCGGATCCTGTTTAAAATCATCCTGCCTTTATCCATGCCGATCATCGCGACCATCATCTTGTTCTACGCGGTGGACCGCTGGAATGAATGGTTTAATGCGATGATTTTCATCCGAAGAGGCGATCTGGTTCCCCTGCAGCTTGCTTTACGGTCGATCGTGATCGATTCCCAGATCAGTGCGCAGATGAATGTTTCGAACGTGCAAACCGAGCAGTTTTCGCAAGGGATGAAGATGGCGGCGGTCATTGTAACGATGCTCCCGGTCATGTTTGTATTTCCGTTTCTGCAAAGACACTTTGTCAAAGGTATGCTGATCGGCGCCATCAAGGCCTGA
- a CDS encoding right-handed parallel beta-helix repeat-containing protein, translated as MRTDIGTVTKEKDFTAQLPDGRMFPFWETESAYDREIHVDNRHPQASDDNCGSALKPFKTINAAAQAATPGTRVLIHGGVYRETVQPAVGGESPERMISYEACEGEEVIVKASVEVNGFKPSEGWNLRRGPRDNTVIPDGIKVWEIELNPDDFKGYNPFCAVNIIHDRLFIEFDKTDMTPYLNRRGMVFIDGKPMRQVPLYYQLAQNENAYWVEANGQKVHIRLAGDDDPRNHTVELSSREQCFAPKVPFLSYIRVKGLTLAHAATGAPVPQRGSLSCYRGHHWIIEDCVIDWSNTVGIDCGNECWHHTPIDGQIKGNTIIRRNTIRDAGVCGIAGIGSTNLLIEDNNIVGTGWQRMELSWEAGGIKLHNAIDALIRRNVIKKCYGCDALWLDVGNENCRITSNLFLDGIDSREHIFIEMTRDKENLIDNNILWNVEGRYDRNAVPAEPGSSGWYKNTELTVKNGYGIYLEGTDRLRMVNNLIGNCQKAGFFAKVVAFRISKRGGTSRENKLFNNLFYNCGEAAIILPNRHNEAEGNAYAKMPGGFLRVMYPEPEMCLDLATWQEFCDFDLSGCMYEADITINSDDLTMEVAFKSGAPKVRADSKVNTDYFGNDVQGNRMAGPIADLNDKKARFSIDPRMTAGQN; from the coding sequence ATGCGAACAGACATCGGTACCGTGACAAAAGAGAAGGATTTTACCGCCCAGCTTCCGGACGGGCGAATGTTTCCGTTCTGGGAGACTGAATCTGCTTATGATCGTGAAATTCATGTGGACAACCGGCATCCGCAGGCATCGGACGATAACTGCGGCTCCGCGTTAAAACCGTTTAAGACCATCAACGCAGCCGCACAGGCGGCGACACCGGGCACAAGGGTATTGATTCACGGAGGCGTCTATCGCGAGACGGTACAGCCGGCTGTAGGCGGCGAAAGCCCGGAGAGGATGATCAGCTACGAGGCTTGCGAAGGAGAAGAAGTGATCGTGAAAGCCTCCGTCGAGGTGAACGGCTTCAAGCCCAGCGAAGGGTGGAACCTGCGCAGGGGACCGAGGGACAATACCGTCATCCCCGATGGGATCAAGGTATGGGAAATCGAGCTGAATCCCGACGATTTTAAGGGCTATAATCCGTTTTGCGCCGTGAATATCATCCATGACAGACTTTTTATCGAGTTTGACAAAACCGATATGACGCCCTACCTGAATCGCAGGGGCATGGTATTTATCGATGGCAAACCGATGCGTCAAGTCCCCCTCTATTATCAGCTGGCCCAAAATGAAAACGCCTACTGGGTGGAGGCGAACGGACAAAAGGTGCATATCCGGCTTGCCGGCGACGACGATCCGCGGAATCATACGGTCGAGCTGAGCAGCCGCGAGCAGTGCTTTGCTCCTAAAGTTCCTTTCTTGTCTTACATACGGGTGAAAGGGCTGACTTTGGCACATGCGGCTACGGGCGCGCCGGTACCGCAGCGCGGTTCCCTTTCCTGTTACAGGGGGCACCATTGGATCATCGAAGATTGCGTCATCGATTGGTCTAACACGGTAGGCATCGATTGCGGGAACGAATGCTGGCATCATACGCCGATCGATGGGCAGATCAAAGGGAATACGATTATCCGGCGAAATACGATTCGGGATGCGGGCGTGTGCGGGATTGCCGGAATCGGATCGACGAACCTGCTGATCGAGGATAACAACATCGTCGGAACGGGCTGGCAGCGCATGGAGCTTTCGTGGGAAGCGGGAGGCATTAAGCTCCATAACGCGATCGATGCGCTCATTCGGCGAAACGTCATCAAAAAATGCTATGGCTGCGACGCGCTGTGGCTTGACGTTGGCAATGAAAACTGCCGCATCACTTCAAATCTATTCCTTGACGGGATCGATTCCAGGGAACATATCTTTATTGAAATGACCCGCGATAAAGAAAACCTGATCGACAACAATATTTTGTGGAACGTCGAAGGAAGATACGACCGGAATGCGGTGCCTGCTGAGCCGGGCTCGTCAGGCTGGTACAAAAATACGGAGCTGACCGTGAAGAACGGCTACGGCATCTACCTTGAAGGCACGGACCGGCTCAGAATGGTCAATAACCTGATCGGCAATTGCCAAAAAGCCGGCTTCTTTGCCAAAGTGGTCGCTTTTCGAATTTCGAAGCGCGGGGGGACCTCCAGGGAGAATAAATTGTTCAACAACCTGTTCTATAACTGCGGCGAAGCCGCCATTATCCTGCCTAACCGGCACAATGAAGCCGAGGGAAATGCCTATGCGAAGATGCCGGGAGGGTTCCTGCGCGTGATGTACCCGGAACCGGAAATGTGCCTGGACCTGGCGACATGGCAGGAGTTTTGCGATTTTGACTTAAGCGGGTGTATGTATGAGGCCGACATTACCATCAACAGCGATGATTTAACGATGGAGGTTGCGTTCAAGTCGGGAGCCCCCAAGGTAAGGGCGGATTCAAAGGTAAACACCGATTACTTCGGAAACGACGTACAAGGAAACCGCATGGCCGGTCCGATTGCCGATTTGAACGACAAGAAAGCGCGCTTCAGCATCGATCCCAGAATGACTGCGGGTCAAAATTGA
- a CDS encoding alpha/beta hydrolase, with the protein MMKEYRNIPYKQAETRTLYLDLFLPEEKNPPLIMWIHGGGWKELNRTWNLAMPMLEKGYAVAAVDYRYSDEGQFPTQMLDLKEALLFLKKHAGQYGYNGETIAVSGDSAGGHLSALLGVSAGKRDWETAEGDYSVQAVVDMCGPTSLPLSYQDKEEKPNNGAAELLGAPVTSKEGLGLAAAASPLTYINGGEPPFLILHGSEDPSVSPEHSRLLRNALEKAGVPVMMYLIPGAVHAFGGRLVTDIMGEFLDYFLKGIKTVDTPAVEQEHHRAIPYVRKPKHESVPD; encoded by the coding sequence ATGATGAAGGAATATCGAAACATACCGTACAAACAAGCGGAAACCCGTACCTTGTATTTGGATCTTTTTCTTCCCGAGGAAAAAAATCCTCCGCTGATCATGTGGATTCATGGAGGCGGCTGGAAGGAACTGAACCGGACATGGAACCTTGCCATGCCGATGCTGGAGAAAGGGTATGCGGTTGCGGCGGTGGACTACCGGTACAGCGACGAAGGACAATTTCCAACCCAGATGCTGGATCTGAAAGAGGCGCTGCTGTTTTTGAAAAAGCATGCAGGACAATACGGATATAATGGAGAAACGATAGCGGTATCCGGAGATTCCGCGGGAGGACATTTGAGTGCACTGCTGGGGGTATCCGCAGGCAAACGAGACTGGGAAACCGCTGAGGGAGATTACAGCGTACAGGCCGTGGTCGACATGTGCGGGCCAACAAGTCTGCCGTTATCCTATCAAGACAAAGAGGAGAAGCCAAATAATGGCGCCGCCGAACTGCTCGGAGCGCCAGTAACGTCGAAAGAGGGACTGGGCCTTGCAGCGGCGGCGAGTCCCTTGACGTACATCAACGGCGGCGAGCCGCCGTTTCTCATCCTCCATGGATCGGAGGACCCTTCGGTATCCCCCGAACATTCAAGACTTCTGCGAAATGCCCTGGAAAAAGCGGGCGTACCGGTCATGATGTATTTGATACCGGGAGCCGTGCATGCGTTCGGGGGCAGGCTTGTAACGGATATCATGGGAGAATTCCTGGATTATTTTCTCAAGGGAATCAAGACGGTAGACACGCCGGCCGTCGAGCAAGAACACCACAGGGCGATTCCATACGTCCGAAAGCCAAAGCATGAAAGCGTTCCCGATTAA
- a CDS encoding ABC transporter substrate-binding protein — translation MKKRMKTVCLVATAVPMLLGMAACSGKSGNGNEGKTQAQNGKSAIDLSKHVSFTYASVQAIDGVDYTKGDALAKYYSQKFNYDMKVSALNWDNWDQNLRIWINSGDMPDVAVYNFNYPDAASFVEQGLLKKLPDDWKTRWPNVAAVYNETSLGPEMEKKFGGTYFLPRARFMHNLPGDPLPNHPSLYLRTDWAKAVGFPVKSAYTTSEIIQYGKLIKEKDPGHAGAKLIPLAEDTASAVDLFVGRNSTYYQGFYKDKDGKYKWGGASPDTLNGLKLLSEAYRSGVLSKNFYTVKNQEHGSYFNVNGTAGAVFTQAPTSNLQTYYDDFKTNTKLDPYQNIDMATVLGDDGHYHQTDLINYWGTVIFNPNLSDDVFDRYMDILDYNSTPEGDIITNMGLKDVDWTYDGSGKVKSLYDPVKEGKPLGGTTGKYPSNGYLLGSMILFDDFAFDNPNYDQRVRDISKQLYADRVKMGTPDTFPKVDWDLYTYDSPAMRRAQFDYDTEYANLVTMPGDIEANWQNWVKSKMPLIQPVLDELNAKLAK, via the coding sequence ATGAAGAAACGGATGAAAACCGTGTGTCTTGTCGCAACTGCCGTGCCGATGCTGCTTGGCATGGCGGCATGCAGCGGTAAATCGGGGAACGGGAACGAGGGGAAAACGCAAGCTCAAAACGGGAAGTCGGCGATCGACTTATCCAAGCATGTCAGCTTCACCTATGCGTCCGTGCAGGCAATTGACGGAGTCGATTACACCAAGGGCGACGCCTTGGCCAAGTATTACTCGCAGAAGTTCAATTACGACATGAAGGTATCCGCGCTGAACTGGGACAACTGGGACCAAAATCTTAGGATATGGATCAACTCGGGCGATATGCCGGATGTTGCGGTTTATAATTTCAATTATCCGGATGCGGCTTCTTTTGTCGAACAGGGACTGCTCAAGAAGCTTCCCGACGACTGGAAAACGCGCTGGCCGAACGTAGCGGCGGTTTATAATGAAACGTCGCTCGGACCCGAAATGGAAAAAAAGTTCGGCGGGACTTATTTCCTTCCGAGAGCGCGTTTTATGCATAATTTGCCCGGTGATCCGCTGCCGAACCATCCGTCCCTGTATCTGCGCACAGATTGGGCCAAAGCGGTAGGTTTCCCGGTGAAGTCCGCTTATACGACCTCCGAGATCATTCAGTATGGCAAACTGATCAAGGAAAAGGATCCCGGTCATGCGGGCGCCAAATTAATTCCGCTTGCCGAGGATACCGCTTCGGCGGTCGATCTGTTTGTGGGAAGAAACAGCACCTATTACCAGGGCTTTTACAAAGATAAAGACGGCAAGTATAAATGGGGCGGCGCTTCTCCGGATACGCTAAACGGGCTAAAGCTGCTCTCCGAAGCTTACCGTTCCGGCGTGCTGAGCAAAAATTTTTACACGGTGAAAAATCAGGAGCATGGCTCTTACTTTAACGTAAACGGGACTGCAGGAGCTGTTTTCACCCAGGCTCCGACATCCAATCTGCAGACTTATTACGACGATTTCAAGACGAATACGAAGCTTGATCCTTATCAAAACATCGATATGGCAACCGTTCTGGGAGATGACGGACATTATCACCAGACGGACCTCATTAATTACTGGGGAACCGTCATCTTTAATCCGAACCTGTCGGATGACGTATTCGACCGCTATATGGATATTCTCGATTATAATTCCACGCCGGAGGGCGATATCATCACGAATATGGGATTGAAAGACGTCGATTGGACGTATGACGGCAGCGGCAAAGTAAAATCGCTCTACGACCCGGTTAAAGAAGGCAAGCCGCTTGGAGGTACAACCGGCAAATATCCGTCCAACGGGTATCTTTTGGGCAGCATGATTTTGTTTGACGATTTCGCTTTCGACAATCCCAATTACGACCAAAGAGTCAGGGATATATCCAAGCAGCTTTATGCGGATCGGGTTAAAATGGGCACTCCCGACACCTTCCCGAAAGTGGACTGGGATTTATACACCTACGATTCGCCGGCGATGAGAAGGGCCCAATTCGATTACGATACCGAATATGCCAACCTAGTCACGATGCCGGGCGATATCGAAGCCAACTGGCAAAACTGGGTGAAATCGAAGATGCCGCTCATACAGCCGGTTCTGGATGAATTGAATGCTAAGCTTGCCAAGTGA
- a CDS encoding ABC transporter permease — protein MENIIAEKKKASLIEKNQASLIRRIWKSRESYQLMLPGIVWYVIFAYIPMYGLFLAFKTYKANLGIFGSPWVGFVNYDYVFRDPAFMESVWRTLWINAGRILFEFPLPIILALMLNELRLGRYKKVIQTIYTFPHFLSWIIVSIVMINSLDTQGIVNGIIKMLGGHEVNFLGSAKIFQPLLYVTDNWKSSGWSMIIFLAAIAGIETEQYESAQLDGATRMQTMWYITLPGIKSTIVVMLILTVGNLMTAGFDQIFNLSNAATAKAGEILDMYIYRVTFQSAADFSFSSAVSLFRAVINLALLLFADRVCKWLGSEGLFPSAKKSVRT, from the coding sequence ATGGAAAATATAATCGCGGAAAAGAAGAAGGCGTCCTTGATCGAGAAGAATCAAGCCTCTTTAATACGCCGGATATGGAAGTCAAGAGAAAGCTACCAGCTGATGCTGCCGGGCATCGTATGGTATGTCATTTTCGCTTATATTCCGATGTACGGGTTATTCTTGGCGTTCAAAACCTATAAAGCCAATCTCGGGATTTTCGGCAGTCCTTGGGTCGGATTCGTCAATTACGACTATGTTTTTCGGGATCCGGCTTTTATGGAATCGGTCTGGAGGACGCTGTGGATTAACGCAGGCCGTATCCTGTTCGAGTTTCCGCTTCCGATTATTTTAGCCTTAATGCTGAATGAATTGCGGCTGGGCCGATATAAGAAGGTGATCCAAACCATTTATACGTTCCCCCACTTTTTGTCCTGGATTATCGTCTCCATCGTCATGATCAACTCGCTCGATACGCAGGGGATCGTAAACGGGATCATCAAAATGCTGGGCGGGCATGAGGTCAATTTCCTCGGATCGGCGAAAATATTCCAGCCCTTGTTGTATGTGACGGACAACTGGAAGTCGTCGGGGTGGAGCATGATCATCTTTCTGGCGGCGATTGCAGGCATTGAAACGGAACAGTACGAATCCGCCCAGCTCGACGGTGCGACCCGGATGCAGACGATGTGGTATATCACGCTTCCGGGGATTAAAAGCACGATTGTCGTGATGCTGATTTTAACCGTCGGCAATCTGATGACGGCCGGCTTCGACCAGATTTTTAACCTCAGCAATGCGGCAACCGCCAAAGCCGGCGAAATCCTGGATATGTATATTTATCGGGTTACGTTTCAGTCCGCTGCCGATTTCTCGTTTTCAAGCGCGGTAAGCTTGTTTCGAGCCGTCATCAACCTGGCGCTGCTGCTGTTCGCCGACCGCGTCTGTAAATGGCTGGGCTCGGAAGGTCTTTTTCCGTCCGCGAAGAAATCGGTTCGGACATAA